A genomic segment from Thermotoga neapolitana DSM 4359 encodes:
- a CDS encoding 16S rRNA (cytosine(967)-C(5))-methyltransferase, which produces MRTNVRLLAYRLLRKYEKEKFLDREDVDSVLSVLNDRDRRFLKELVWGVMRKEELLDWYINQLLRNPDIPPAVRVALRMGVYQLLFMDGVPDYAAVSETVKLVKNENFKKLVNAVLRRVKSVPPPSDLHLVYSHPKWLVDYWRSFLPEEVVLRIMEWYQKPLPTVLRVNSLVTTREEVIEILSKEGTEAIYGKHSPFSVVIKKLGVPLNDSKVITEGLATVQGESSQIVPLLMDLEPNMKVLDTCSAPGGKTTFIAELMKDKGEILATDVSMERLQLVEKHVRRLKLSSVKIKLADAERLTEFIQDEFDRILVDAPCSSLGTARNHPEVLRRAKKEEFKELSEKQFRILSQSWKLLKKGGILLYSTCTITKEENTEVIKAFAEQTPDVEVIDLRKRLEDYGVEGLWDGFGFLMLPDETLTPFYVSALKKTG; this is translated from the coding sequence ATGAGAACAAACGTGAGATTACTCGCTTACAGGCTCCTTCGAAAGTATGAAAAGGAAAAATTTCTGGACAGAGAGGACGTGGACAGCGTCCTCTCTGTTTTGAACGATAGAGACAGGAGATTCCTCAAGGAACTCGTGTGGGGAGTCATGAGGAAGGAAGAACTCCTGGACTGGTATATAAACCAACTTCTCAGAAATCCAGACATTCCACCAGCCGTGAGGGTAGCCTTGAGAATGGGAGTCTATCAGCTTCTCTTCATGGATGGTGTGCCGGATTACGCCGCAGTGAGTGAAACGGTGAAACTGGTCAAAAACGAAAACTTCAAAAAACTTGTCAACGCTGTGCTGAGAAGAGTGAAGAGTGTCCCACCTCCCAGCGACCTTCATCTTGTTTATTCACATCCAAAGTGGCTAGTCGACTACTGGAGGTCCTTTCTTCCAGAAGAAGTTGTGCTGAGGATCATGGAGTGGTATCAGAAACCGCTTCCAACCGTGCTTCGTGTGAACTCGCTTGTTACGACCAGAGAGGAAGTCATAGAGATCCTCTCAAAAGAGGGAACAGAAGCTATTTATGGAAAACATTCTCCATTTTCTGTTGTGATAAAGAAACTGGGAGTACCTCTGAACGATTCGAAGGTCATAACGGAAGGCCTTGCCACGGTTCAGGGAGAATCTTCTCAGATCGTACCGCTCCTCATGGATCTGGAACCGAATATGAAAGTACTGGACACATGCTCTGCTCCGGGTGGAAAGACAACCTTCATTGCTGAACTGATGAAGGATAAAGGTGAAATTCTGGCAACAGACGTGAGCATGGAAAGGTTACAACTGGTCGAAAAACACGTGAGACGCCTGAAACTTTCCTCTGTGAAGATCAAACTCGCAGATGCGGAGCGCCTCACGGAGTTCATTCAAGATGAGTTCGATCGAATCCTTGTGGATGCACCGTGCTCTTCTCTTGGGACGGCAAGAAACCATCCAGAGGTGTTGAGAAGAGCAAAAAAAGAAGAGTTCAAAGAACTTTCGGAAAAACAGTTTAGAATACTTTCTCAGTCGTGGAAACTCTTGAAGAAAGGAGGCATCTTGCTGTACAGCACATGCACCATAACGAAAGAAGAGAACACAGAGGTCATAAAAGCCTTCGCTGAGCAAACCCCTGATGTTGAAGTGATCGATTTGAGAAAAAGATTGGAGGATTACGGAGTAGAAGGGTTGTGGGACGGCTTTGGATTTCTGATGCTACCAGACGAGACCCTTACACCGTTCTATGTCTCTGCCCTCAAAAAAACCGGGTGA
- a CDS encoding zinc metallopeptidase, with protein MFFFFDPTFIILIPGLLLALWAQIRVQTAYARYSQVRSSLGLTGYELAKRLLENAGIYNVKIEVVSGFLSDHYDPVKKVLRLSPQNFKGTSVASLGVVAHEVGHAMQDAEKYPLLALRNMMVPAVAMGSNLSWFIFLFGLIFYTPFLIRLGIILFSLVVLFTLITLPVEFNASRRAVKLLETSMLMPEYELKGVKEVLSAAALTYVASSLTAFLQLLRMIALAGLFGDRR; from the coding sequence GTGTTCTTCTTCTTTGATCCGACCTTCATCATACTCATTCCGGGCTTGCTGCTGGCACTCTGGGCACAGATACGGGTTCAGACAGCTTACGCCAGGTACTCACAGGTGAGATCCTCTCTGGGACTCACAGGGTACGAACTCGCAAAGAGATTGCTTGAAAATGCAGGTATTTACAATGTAAAAATAGAAGTCGTTTCTGGATTTCTCTCCGATCACTATGACCCTGTGAAGAAAGTTCTCAGACTCTCTCCACAGAACTTCAAAGGAACCTCTGTTGCCTCTCTTGGAGTTGTGGCTCACGAAGTGGGGCATGCCATGCAGGATGCAGAAAAGTATCCTCTGCTTGCTTTGAGAAACATGATGGTACCGGCGGTTGCAATGGGATCGAACCTCTCGTGGTTCATCTTCCTCTTCGGTCTCATCTTCTACACACCGTTTTTGATAAGGTTGGGTATAATCCTGTTTTCACTGGTAGTGCTCTTCACACTGATCACTCTTCCTGTGGAGTTCAACGCCAGCAGACGGGCGGTGAAACTTCTTGAAACCTCTATGCTGATGCCCGAGTACGAACTGAAGGGCGTCAAAGAGGTTCTGAGTGCAGCCGCCCTCACATACGTTGCTTCGTCTTTGACAGCATTCCTCCAGCTTCTCAGAATGATAGCTCTGGCAGGACTTTTTGGTGATAGAAGATGA
- a CDS encoding DUF1015 domain-containing protein → MEIKPFRGYRPRRDVVEKFVAKPYDVVSFLEAKETIKSNPLSFLRVTRVEAETHEIEMDPTPEDMERARKNLEEFIEKGILIQEEKEALYIYRQKMGDHIQTGLVALFPVEEYKKGHIKRHELTRKKKEEERVQHILATRAHTGQVFLFYRSMEVLDRKLMELADSLEPIYRLTDDLDVVHEFFVVSDEKEIEEIKNLFKNIENLYIADGHHRAAAAARVSDILDKEIGKGPHNYFMATVFPHNQLRIFDYNRVVRSHITVEELLEQVSEKFDFYRSYVVPARPSREHEITMYVGNGKWYVLIPREIPEDVVESLDVNILQSELLEPVFGISNPREDDRIDFIGGIKGLCELERIVDKGEFDVAFALYPVNIETLMRVSDEGKTMPPKSTWFEPKLLSGLVVHVFG, encoded by the coding sequence ATGGAGATCAAGCCTTTCAGGGGGTACCGGCCAAGAAGGGACGTAGTTGAAAAGTTCGTGGCAAAACCCTATGACGTGGTGTCCTTCCTCGAAGCCAAGGAGACCATCAAAAGCAACCCGCTCAGTTTCCTCAGAGTGACGAGGGTTGAGGCAGAAACGCATGAAATAGAAATGGATCCTACCCCTGAAGACATGGAGAGAGCCAGAAAAAACCTTGAGGAATTCATAGAAAAAGGCATCCTGATCCAGGAAGAAAAAGAAGCCCTGTACATATACCGTCAAAAGATGGGAGATCACATACAGACGGGTCTTGTGGCGTTGTTTCCCGTGGAAGAATACAAAAAAGGTCACATAAAGAGACACGAACTCACCAGAAAAAAGAAAGAAGAGGAAAGGGTTCAGCACATCCTGGCAACAAGGGCTCACACGGGACAGGTCTTCCTCTTCTACAGATCCATGGAAGTGCTGGACAGGAAACTGATGGAGCTTGCCGACTCTCTGGAACCCATTTACAGGCTAACGGACGACCTGGATGTGGTTCACGAATTTTTTGTTGTCTCCGATGAAAAAGAGATCGAAGAAATAAAGAACCTTTTCAAAAACATAGAAAACCTGTACATAGCAGATGGACACCACAGAGCAGCCGCAGCCGCAAGGGTGAGTGATATTCTCGACAAGGAAATAGGAAAGGGACCACACAACTATTTCATGGCAACGGTATTCCCCCATAACCAGCTCAGGATATTCGATTACAACAGGGTTGTTCGTTCTCACATCACTGTGGAAGAACTTCTAGAGCAAGTTTCAGAAAAGTTCGACTTTTACAGGTCCTATGTTGTTCCCGCAAGACCTTCAAGAGAGCACGAGATAACGATGTACGTGGGAAATGGAAAATGGTATGTGTTAATTCCCAGGGAAATCCCTGAAGACGTTGTCGAAAGTCTAGACGTGAACATACTCCAGAGCGAACTTCTTGAACCAGTTTTCGGAATTTCCAACCCGAGAGAGGACGATAGAATAGACTTCATAGGTGGGATAAAAGGGCTCTGTGAACTGGAGAGAATCGTTGACAAAGGAGAATTCGATGTGGCCTTTGCTCTGTATCCCGTGAACATAGAAACGCTGATGAGAGTCTCAGATGAAGGAAAAACCATGCCACCAAAGTCTACCTGGTTTGAACCAAAACTTCTGAGCGGTCTGGTGGTCCACGTCTTTGGCTGA
- the ybeY gene encoding rRNA maturation RNase YbeY: MIKILGEGKGKEILKSLSEKLDEIVKKEIGNVNTNVILVSKDQIKEMNREFRGEDFPTDVLTFPLFEEVYGEIYICPEVVEENAKEYNNTFEKELIEVVIHGILHLAGYDHEFEDKNAKEMFEKQHIYVEEVWNEWRSSLSGGTGQEGT; encoded by the coding sequence ATGATCAAAATTCTGGGTGAAGGAAAAGGAAAAGAGATCTTAAAAAGTTTGAGTGAAAAATTAGACGAAATCGTAAAGAAGGAGATAGGAAACGTCAACACGAACGTGATACTCGTGAGTAAAGATCAAATAAAAGAAATGAACAGAGAATTCCGTGGTGAAGACTTCCCAACAGATGTGCTTACCTTTCCTCTCTTCGAGGAAGTTTACGGAGAAATCTACATCTGTCCCGAGGTCGTTGAAGAGAATGCGAAGGAATACAACAACACCTTTGAGAAAGAACTGATAGAAGTTGTAATACACGGGATACTTCACCTTGCAGGGTACGATCACGAGTTCGAAGATAAAAACGCAAAAGAGATGTTCGAAAAACAACATATCTATGTAGAGGAGGTATGGAACGAATGGAGATCAAGCCTTTCAGGGGGTACCGGCCAAGAAGGGACGTAG
- a CDS encoding HD family phosphohydrolase, whose translation MSRRRLLVIAVTILLSLFIVHIRTGFRPLNMISEAIVAFTIWFSLVETSVRHFRKYSLSQVYTYTHLSLILLGTVFIGFSLPEIGPFMTPLYIPVALMSLLFNFEVALTSGVLLSIISIYRWYYDINLIMPFLLTVLIATKTLSNADRRLDVMKSSALTSLTLTGTHLFMRFGLNIEYTPYDLLAALLNPILSGVMVLGILPYVEYTSRLYSNLGLIEFGNLNHPLLKMLAMKAPGTYYHSVIVANLAEAAAEKIGANPVLARIGAYYHDIGKMKRPHFFTENIRDGKNPHEDITPSLSHLVLNEHVKYGIELARKHRLPLLVEFIIPQHHGTRSQKYFYYKAKQQFEDIPEEEFRYPGPKPQFKEAAIIMLADSVEAASRSLKNPSVTQIKECVEDVISSIFFERQLDESGITLSELEKISDAFLQVLVNIFSSRIEYPEEAKLQKVVRINDQNSG comes from the coding sequence ATGAGCCGAAGACGCCTGCTTGTCATAGCGGTGACCATCCTTTTGTCCCTGTTCATAGTACATATTCGCACGGGATTTCGTCCTCTGAACATGATATCCGAAGCCATTGTTGCTTTCACAATCTGGTTTTCACTGGTGGAAACAAGTGTCAGACACTTCAGAAAATACTCTCTCAGCCAGGTTTACACTTACACACATCTATCCTTGATACTGCTGGGAACTGTTTTCATAGGATTTTCCCTTCCAGAAATCGGCCCCTTCATGACACCACTTTACATACCGGTTGCGCTGATGAGTTTGCTGTTCAATTTTGAAGTTGCCCTCACAAGTGGTGTTCTTCTCTCCATCATTTCCATATACAGATGGTATTACGATATAAATCTGATCATGCCTTTCCTTCTGACGGTTTTGATCGCCACAAAAACCCTTTCAAACGCTGACAGAAGACTCGATGTTATGAAATCGTCCGCTCTGACATCACTGACACTTACGGGAACTCACCTCTTCATGAGATTTGGCCTGAACATTGAGTACACCCCATACGATCTTCTAGCGGCTCTTCTCAACCCGATTCTCTCGGGTGTAATGGTACTGGGTATTCTTCCATACGTGGAGTACACGAGTCGTCTTTATTCCAACCTCGGCCTCATAGAATTTGGAAACCTGAACCATCCTCTCCTGAAGATGCTTGCCATGAAAGCACCGGGGACATACTATCACAGTGTGATCGTGGCAAATCTGGCAGAGGCGGCTGCAGAGAAGATAGGTGCAAATCCTGTCCTGGCTCGAATTGGTGCTTATTATCACGATATAGGTAAGATGAAAAGACCCCACTTTTTCACAGAGAACATAAGGGACGGCAAGAACCCTCACGAAGACATAACACCTTCTTTGAGTCACCTTGTTCTAAACGAGCATGTGAAATACGGAATAGAACTTGCTCGTAAACATCGCCTTCCTTTGCTCGTGGAGTTCATCATCCCTCAGCATCATGGAACAAGATCACAGAAGTACTTCTACTACAAAGCCAAACAACAATTTGAAGACATACCAGAGGAAGAGTTTCGCTACCCAGGACCAAAACCACAGTTCAAAGAAGCTGCTATCATCATGCTGGCTGATTCTGTGGAAGCAGCATCCAGAAGTTTGAAGAATCCTTCCGTTACTCAGATAAAAGAATGCGTAGAGGATGTCATTTCCTCCATCTTCTTTGAAAGACAACTCGATGAATCCGGTATTACCCTGAGCGAACTGGAAAAGATTTCAGATGCCTTCCTACAGGTGCTCGTCAACATATTCAGTTCCAGGATAGAATACCCGGAAGAGGCAAAATTGCAGAAGGTGGTAAGGATAAATGATCAAAATTCTGGGTGA
- a CDS encoding PhoH family protein yields MEVETTITVRKVRIPEDVGVLEIFGQYDRRARYLRKTFNVDLTVRGSEILIRGSDERSVEAAHRVLDEIISITRDGHLLDWTEFEYLVEKVSNAESVKDVYSKSNGGPVLGRKVKPKTLGQKRYLEAVEKNDVVFVIGPAGTGKTYLAVAIALDYLKMGKVNRIILTRPAVEAGEKLGFLPGDLTEKVEPYLRPLYDAIIDITSPDKFNSYRERGIIEIVPLAYMRGRTLNNSFIILDEAQNTTYQQMKMFLTRLGFNSKAVVTGDITQVDIEEGKSGLIECQKILKGIPGIEFVYLDESDVVRHPLVKKIIKAYEEYERSRKS; encoded by the coding sequence CTGGAGGTGGAAACCACGATCACTGTAAGGAAAGTCAGGATCCCCGAAGATGTAGGTGTGCTGGAGATATTCGGCCAGTACGACAGAAGGGCAAGATACCTCAGGAAAACGTTCAACGTGGATCTTACCGTTCGAGGCAGTGAAATTCTCATAAGAGGTTCAGACGAAAGGAGTGTAGAAGCAGCACACCGCGTCCTGGACGAGATCATATCCATAACGAGAGACGGCCATTTACTGGACTGGACCGAATTTGAGTACCTGGTGGAAAAGGTTTCAAATGCAGAAAGCGTGAAGGATGTCTATTCTAAAAGCAACGGAGGACCTGTTCTTGGAAGAAAGGTGAAACCCAAGACTCTGGGTCAAAAAAGATACCTGGAAGCTGTCGAGAAAAACGACGTGGTTTTCGTGATAGGGCCAGCCGGTACAGGAAAGACGTACCTGGCAGTGGCCATCGCCCTTGATTACCTGAAAATGGGCAAAGTGAACAGAATCATCCTGACAAGACCAGCGGTTGAAGCAGGAGAGAAACTTGGATTTCTACCGGGAGATTTGACAGAAAAAGTGGAACCCTATCTGAGACCTCTGTACGATGCCATAATCGACATCACTTCTCCAGATAAATTCAACAGTTATCGTGAAAGGGGCATCATAGAAATCGTGCCACTTGCCTACATGAGAGGGCGTACATTGAATAACTCTTTCATTATTCTGGATGAAGCACAGAATACCACTTATCAGCAGATGAAGATGTTTCTGACTAGACTCGGATTCAATTCAAAGGCGGTTGTGACCGGTGACATCACCCAGGTAGATATAGAGGAAGGGAAATCCGGTCTAATAGAGTGCCAGAAGATACTGAAAGGTATACCCGGTATAGAATTCGTGTACCTTGATGAAAGCGATGTTGTGAGACATCCTCTCGTGAAAAAGATCATAAAAGCTTACGAAGAGTACGAAAGGTCGAGAAAGTCATGA
- a CDS encoding DUF1893 domain-containing protein gives MKDTVERAKRLIEERGLSLIVMRDDQVIFESTESGLKPLVEVYTTLKDLSGCVVVDRLVGRAAAFFFVEMRPSFVHAFIISEGAIDLLKKHGVKFSCEEKVPFVLSRDGKSMCPFEKILLDVNDPKEAIERILSKFTLS, from the coding sequence GTGAAAGATACTGTTGAAAGAGCAAAAAGACTCATTGAGGAAAGAGGTTTGAGTTTGATAGTGATGAGAGACGATCAGGTGATCTTTGAAAGCACAGAAAGCGGTCTGAAACCCCTTGTTGAGGTTTATACGACCTTAAAAGATCTGTCCGGGTGCGTGGTGGTGGACAGACTCGTTGGAAGAGCAGCAGCCTTCTTTTTTGTGGAAATGAGGCCTTCTTTCGTTCACGCCTTTATCATCAGTGAAGGTGCCATCGACCTGTTGAAGAAACACGGTGTGAAATTTTCCTGTGAAGAGAAAGTACCTTTTGTGTTATCAAGGGATGGAAAAAGCATGTGCCCCTTTGAGAAGATCCTCCTGGATGTGAATGATCCGAAAGAAGCCATAGAAAGAATTCTCTCAAAGTTCACCTTATCTTAA
- the rpsL gene encoding 30S ribosomal protein S12, with protein sequence MPTINQLIRHGRKPKKKKSKAPALQGNPQKRGVCIKVSTMTPKKPNSALRKIARVRLSNGIEVTAYIPGIGHNLQEHSVVLVRGGRVKDLPGVRYKIIRGALDAAGVEGRRQSRSKYGAKRPKDQKK encoded by the coding sequence ATGCCGACCATTAATCAATTGATCAGGCATGGAAGGAAGCCTAAAAAGAAGAAATCTAAGGCTCCTGCTCTTCAAGGAAATCCTCAAAAACGAGGTGTCTGTATAAAGGTTTCCACCATGACCCCGAAAAAGCCGAACTCTGCTCTCAGAAAGATCGCAAGGGTAAGGCTTTCTAACGGTATAGAAGTCACAGCATACATACCCGGTATAGGCCACAACCTTCAGGAACACTCGGTGGTCCTCGTAAGAGGCGGAAGGGTGAAAGACCTTCCTGGTGTCAGGTACAAGATCATAAGAGGTGCCCTGGACGCGGCTGGAGTTGAAGGAAGAAGGCAGTCCAGGAGTAAATACGGTGCCAAGAGGCCCAAGGACCAGAAAAAGTGA
- the rpsG gene encoding 30S ribosomal protein S7, whose product MRRRRAERRQIPPDPVYGDVLVAKLINKVMWDGKKTIAQKIVYGAFDIIKEKMKKDPLEVFRQAVENVKPVLEVRPRRVGGATYQVPIEVQEPRRTSLAIRWIVEAARAKKGRPMKEKLAEEIMAAYNNTGTAIKKKEDTHRMAEANRAFAHYRW is encoded by the coding sequence GTGCGTAGAAGAAGAGCTGAAAGAAGACAAATACCACCTGATCCAGTTTATGGAGATGTTCTGGTGGCAAAATTGATAAACAAAGTGATGTGGGATGGAAAGAAGACGATCGCCCAGAAGATCGTCTACGGTGCCTTCGATATCATCAAGGAAAAGATGAAGAAAGATCCCCTTGAAGTCTTCAGACAGGCTGTGGAGAACGTAAAGCCTGTTCTTGAGGTGAGGCCAAGAAGGGTTGGAGGTGCCACGTATCAGGTTCCCATTGAAGTTCAGGAACCAAGAAGAACCTCTCTTGCTATAAGATGGATCGTTGAAGCTGCAAGAGCTAAGAAAGGACGTCCCATGAAAGAAAAACTGGCTGAGGAGATCATGGCAGCCTACAACAACACGGGTACGGCCATCAAGAAAAAGGAAGACACCCACAGGATGGCAGAAGCAAACAGGGCCTTCGCACATTACAGGTGGTGA
- the fusA gene encoding elongation factor G, whose translation MQSVEARYVDLDKIRNIGIMAHIDAGKTTTTERILYYTGRKHFIGDVDEGTATTDWMPQEKERGITIQSAATTCFWKGYRINIIDTPGHVDFTAEVERALRVLDGAIAVFDATAGVEPQSETVWRQADKYNVPRIAFMNKMDKVGADFYMAVETLVTKLRANPIPIQMPIGSEKDFQGVIDLIKMKAIYWTSEDGSVYEEREIPDELKEEAELRREEMLEKVAELDETILEKYLEGEEITEEEIKKVLRKATIENRAVPVLCGAAKMNKGIQPLLDAVIDYLPSPLDLPPVKGWRLSDGEVVYRKPDENEPFTALVFKVQVDPYIGKLVYFRVYSGRLEKGSYVYNSTKGQRERISRIVFMHADKREEVDYVRPGDIAAGVGLKASQTGDTLCDEKEPTVLEKIDFPEPVISLAIEPATKSDEEKLVKALLALSEEDPTLQVKVDKETGETIISGMGELHLEIIVDRLKREFGVNVRVGQPQVAYRETIKKAAEAEGKYIRQTGGRGQYGHVILRIEPIPEEEGKNFEFIDKTVGGVIPKEFMPAIEAGIKEAMMSGPLAGYPVVRIRAIVLDGSYHEVDSSEMAFKIAASLAFKEAMKKAQPVLLEPIMKLEITTPEEYMGNIIADLNSRRAKVEALETRGHLKVIVAKVPLSETFGYATTLRSLSQGRASYIMQFSHYQEVPEKIAEKIIKVV comes from the coding sequence ATGCAGAGTGTAGAAGCAAGGTATGTTGACCTGGATAAGATTAGGAACATCGGTATAATGGCCCATATCGATGCCGGAAAGACAACCACAACAGAGAGGATCCTCTACTACACGGGAAGGAAACACTTCATCGGAGATGTGGATGAAGGAACAGCAACCACAGACTGGATGCCCCAGGAGAAGGAAAGGGGCATTACGATACAGTCCGCCGCTACAACGTGCTTCTGGAAGGGATACAGGATCAACATAATCGATACACCCGGGCACGTTGACTTCACGGCTGAGGTTGAGAGGGCACTTCGAGTGCTCGACGGAGCGATCGCCGTTTTCGATGCAACGGCAGGTGTTGAACCACAGTCAGAAACCGTCTGGAGACAGGCAGATAAATACAACGTTCCCAGAATAGCCTTCATGAACAAGATGGACAAGGTCGGTGCAGACTTCTACATGGCAGTCGAGACTCTCGTTACAAAACTCAGAGCAAATCCCATACCCATCCAGATGCCGATTGGAAGCGAAAAGGACTTCCAGGGAGTGATAGACCTCATAAAGATGAAAGCGATCTACTGGACCAGCGAGGATGGATCTGTGTACGAAGAAAGAGAAATCCCGGACGAATTGAAAGAAGAAGCAGAACTCAGAAGAGAAGAGATGCTGGAAAAAGTGGCAGAACTGGATGAAACGATACTCGAGAAATACCTCGAGGGTGAGGAAATCACCGAGGAGGAAATCAAGAAAGTTCTGAGGAAGGCCACCATAGAGAACAGAGCAGTTCCCGTTCTATGTGGAGCGGCGAAAATGAACAAGGGAATACAGCCATTACTGGATGCCGTAATAGACTATCTCCCATCTCCTCTGGATCTTCCTCCTGTTAAGGGATGGAGACTCTCAGACGGCGAGGTCGTCTACAGGAAACCAGACGAGAATGAGCCGTTCACGGCCCTTGTTTTCAAGGTTCAGGTGGATCCGTACATAGGAAAGCTGGTGTACTTCAGGGTGTACTCTGGAAGACTGGAAAAGGGAAGTTACGTCTACAACTCTACCAAAGGACAGAGAGAGAGAATCTCGAGAATCGTTTTCATGCACGCAGACAAGCGCGAGGAAGTTGATTACGTAAGACCCGGTGATATAGCCGCAGGAGTTGGATTGAAGGCATCTCAGACGGGAGACACTCTCTGTGATGAGAAAGAGCCAACCGTCCTGGAAAAGATCGACTTCCCGGAACCGGTCATATCTCTTGCCATTGAACCAGCGACGAAGAGCGACGAAGAAAAGCTGGTGAAAGCACTTCTGGCACTTTCTGAAGAGGACCCCACCCTTCAGGTGAAGGTGGACAAAGAAACTGGTGAGACGATCATCTCCGGTATGGGTGAACTCCATCTTGAAATAATCGTCGACAGGTTGAAGAGAGAGTTCGGTGTGAACGTTAGAGTTGGTCAACCTCAGGTTGCCTACAGAGAAACCATTAAGAAAGCCGCTGAAGCAGAAGGTAAGTACATCAGGCAAACCGGTGGTAGAGGTCAGTACGGTCATGTGATACTCAGGATAGAGCCTATTCCAGAAGAGGAAGGTAAAAACTTTGAATTCATCGATAAAACCGTTGGTGGTGTGATACCAAAAGAGTTCATGCCAGCCATAGAAGCGGGAATCAAAGAAGCAATGATGTCTGGTCCTCTTGCTGGCTATCCTGTTGTGAGAATAAGAGCGATTGTGCTCGACGGATCGTATCACGAAGTAGACTCTTCAGAGATGGCGTTCAAAATTGCAGCCTCTCTGGCGTTCAAAGAGGCAATGAAGAAGGCACAGCCAGTTCTTCTTGAGCCGATCATGAAGCTGGAGATCACCACTCCAGAAGAGTACATGGGTAACATCATCGCCGATCTCAATTCCAGAAGGGCAAAAGTAGAAGCTCTTGAAACAAGAGGCCATCTGAAAGTCATAGTGGCAAAAGTTCCACTCTCTGAAACGTTTGGATATGCTACAACACTGAGATCTCTGAGTCAGGGAAGAGCAAGCTACATCATGCAATTCTCTCACTATCAAGAGGTCCCGGAGAAAATCGCCGAGAAGATCATTAAAGTTGTTTAA
- the tuf gene encoding elongation factor Tu has product MAKEKFVRTKPHVNVGTIGHIDHGKSTLTAAITKYLSLKGLAQYVPYDQIDKAPEEKARGITINITHVEYETEKRHYAHIDCPGHADYIKNMITGAAQMDGAILVVAATDGPMPQTREHVLLARQVEVPYMIVFINKTDMVDDPELIELVEMEVRDLLSQYEYPGDEVPVIKGSALKALEAPDDPNHEAYKPIQELLDAMDNYIPDPQRDVDKPFLMPIEDVFSITGRGTVVTGRIERGRIRPGDEVEIIGLSYEIRKTVVTSVEMFRKELDEGIAGDNVGCLLRGIDKDEVERGQVLAAPGSIKPHKRFKAEVYVLKKEEGGRHTPFTKGYKPQFYIRTADVTGEIVGLPEGVEMVMPGDHVEMEIELIYPVAIEKGQRFAIREGGRTVGAGVVTEVIE; this is encoded by the coding sequence ATGGCAAAGGAAAAGTTTGTAAGAACAAAACCCCATGTTAATGTTGGAACCATCGGGCATATCGACCACGGAAAATCCACGCTGACAGCCGCTATAACAAAGTACCTTTCTCTCAAGGGTCTTGCGCAATACGTTCCCTACGATCAGATCGACAAGGCTCCTGAGGAAAAGGCAAGAGGTATCACTATCAACATCACGCACGTTGAATACGAAACCGAGAAAAGGCACTACGCACACATTGACTGTCCCGGACACGCTGACTACATCAAGAACATGATCACCGGTGCTGCCCAGATGGATGGAGCCATACTCGTTGTTGCAGCAACGGATGGACCTATGCCACAGACAAGAGAACACGTGCTTCTTGCAAGACAGGTTGAGGTTCCTTACATGATTGTTTTCATCAACAAAACAGATATGGTCGACGATCCCGAACTCATCGAACTCGTCGAGATGGAAGTGAGAGATCTTCTGAGTCAGTACGAATACCCCGGTGACGAAGTGCCTGTTATAAAAGGATCCGCTTTGAAAGCTCTCGAAGCCCCAGACGATCCAAACCACGAGGCTTACAAACCCATTCAGGAACTGCTCGACGCCATGGACAACTACATTCCAGATCCTCAGAGAGACGTTGACAAACCGTTCCTCATGCCCATCGAAGACGTTTTCTCCATCACGGGAAGAGGAACGGTTGTTACAGGAAGAATCGAAAGAGGAAGAATCAGACCCGGTGACGAAGTCGAGATCATAGGACTCAGTTATGAGATCAGAAAGACAGTCGTTACAAGCGTTGAAATGTTCAGAAAAGAACTCGACGAAGGTATCGCTGGTGACAACGTGGGATGTCTGCTCAGGGGAATCGACAAGGACGAAGTCGAAAGAGGTCAGGTTCTTGCAGCTCCTGGTAGCATTAAACCCCACAAGAGGTTCAAAGCAGAGGTCTACGTTCTGAAGAAAGAGGAAGGTGGAAGGCACACACCGTTTACAAAAGGTTACAAACCTCAGTTCTACATAAGAACAGCTGACGTTACTGGTGAAATAGTGGGACTTCCGGAAGGAGTCGAAATGGTTATGCCTGGAGACCACGTTGAGATGGAAATAGAGCTCATCTACCCCGTTGCTATTGAGAAAGGGCAGAGATTCGCTATAAGAGAAGGCGGAAGAACAGTTGGAGCTGGCGTTGTCACAGAAGTTATCGAGTGA